In a genomic window of Rhinoraja longicauda isolate Sanriku21f chromosome 23, sRhiLon1.1, whole genome shotgun sequence:
- the LOC144604992 gene encoding N-acylneuraminate cytidylyltransferase-like, with protein sequence MISISSSSSIIFGFGREVKQCVYSQNAGVTLQVRQHLGREGMADVSGRGSVMSSRRSESETEKEKEEEEKEKPHVVALVLARGGSKAIPLKNIKLLAGYPLLAWVLRAAVDCGLFHSVWVSTDHDKIAKVAEKYGAKVHRRSAATSNDSSTSLDAIMEFLEAHKEIDVIGNIQCTSPCLKPSHLTEVIQMMKEKNDYNSVFSVVRRHQFRWLEVAEGQVTQPMNLDPSKRPRRQDWPGELYENGSFYFATAALIKSGCLQGGKVAYYEMAPEYSVDIDVDIDWPIAEQRVKRYGYFGKMNKISLLVCSRDLQIENECKDRSCTFSDMPEIKKMKDSNSSIRVELIENSDKEPNKDWKEKIVEKFMKDMNISWENVAYFGNEESDLECLKKAYVGGASCDKAPHVCDAADYICTSRGCIGKVEEFVDHVILLMEKYNASEGMNNRKRMLESPGSSNDKIKRKNVNELGVGGGGGGGKGEGARKGD encoded by the exons ATGATTAGTATTAGTAGTAGTAGCAGTATTATATTTGGATTTGGTCGGGAGGTAAAGCagtgtgtttattcacaaaatgctggagtaactctgcaggtcaggcagcatctcgggagagaaggaatggctgacgtttcgggtcgaggcagtgTGATGTCTAGCCGGCGGTCCGAGTCCGAGacggagaaggagaaggaggaggaggagaaggagaagccACACGTCGTCGCGCTGGTGCTGGCCCGCGGCGGCAGCAAGGCCATCCCCCTGAAGAACATCAAGCTGCTCGCCGGCTACCCGCTCCTGGCGTGGGTGCTCCGCGCCGCCGTCGACTGCGGGCTCTTCCACAG CGTATGGGTTTCAACTGACCATGATAAAATTGCGAAAGTAGCTGAAAAATATGGAGCGAAAGTACACCGTAGAAGTGCAGCAACATCAAATGATTCGTCAACTTCTTTGGATGCTATTATGGAATTCCTTGAAGCGCACAAAG AGATTGATGTGATTGGCAATATACAGTGCACTTCTCCCTGTCTCAAACCATCTCACTTGACCGAAGTGATACAGATGATGAAGGAAAAAAATGACTACAATTCTGTATTTTCTGTTGTACGACGTCATCAGTTTCGGTGGCTGGAGGTAGCAGAAG GGCAGGTAACACAGCCTATGAATTTAGATCCATCTAAAAGACCGAGAAGACAAGATTGGCCAGGGGAGCTCTATGAAAATGGATCGTTCTATTTTGCTACTGCAGCATTGATTAAGTCTGGATGTCTCCAG GGTGGTAAAGTGGCTTACTATGAGATGGCACCAGAGTACAGTGTGGATATTGATGTCGACATTGACTGGCCCATTGCTGAACAAAGAGTTAAAAG GTATGGTTATTTTGGCAAAATGAACAAAATAAGCCTTCTGGTTTGTTCCCGGGACTTGCAGATAGAAAATGAATGCAAAGATCGAAGTTGCACATTTTCAGATATGCCAGAAATAAAAAAAATGAAGGACAGCAACAGCAGCATTCGG GTAGAATTAATTGAAAATTCTGATAAAGAACCGAACAAAGATTGGAAGGAAAAGATTGTGGAGAAATTCATGAAGGATATGAACATCAGCTGGGAGAATGTGGCTTACTTTG GAAATGAAGAGTCTGATCTCGAGTGCCTGAAGAAGGCTTATGTTGGTGGTGCCTCGTGTGACAAAGCCCCTCATGTTTGCGATGCGGCAGACTACATCTGCACCAGCAGAGGTTGCATCGGTAAAGTCGAGGAGTTTGTCGACCACGTGATCCTACTGATGGAAAAATACAATGCGTCTGAAGGCATGAACAATAGGAAGCGTATGCTTGAAAGCCCAGGCTCATCCAATgataaaataaaaagaaaaaatgtGAACGAGcttggggtaggggggggggggggaggggggaagggggagggagcaaGGAAGGGGGACTAA